The Rissa tridactyla isolate bRisTri1 chromosome 16, bRisTri1.patW.cur.20221130, whole genome shotgun sequence genome includes a window with the following:
- the LOC128918416 gene encoding arylacetamide deacetylase-like 4 — translation MAFFYILTVILLVIFTASFILAIMGTIQSEYSNVSIPPGVNQPGKLRLVLAFVISTSAMGKILEKMGVCSKIAFTRYVRSGRRLGPDPRLWQEDARFGRVPVRLYRPRAPSAGLRAGAIFFHGGGWLYCSIDSHEKICRYIASESDAVVVSVGYRLAPEHKYPAAYEDCLHATIHFMNNIEHYGVDPANVIVCGDSAGGNLAAAVSQTLAGRSDLPKLRAQILIYPGLQALDFNLPSYQQNRGVPLLFRERAAFFALQYLNGDALHMQEVLEGSHIPPDMRLKYRKWVSPDNIPEKFKVRGYKPHKLYEFKAEVFEKLKKFCEPNLCPLLAEDAIVHQLPESFILTCEYDVLRDDGLLYKKRLEDNGVRVTWYHLEDGFHGVITLFDYCGFSFPAGKRGLDSVVKFIKGL, via the exons atggcatttttttatatattgacAGTGATACTGCTGGTGATTTTTACTGCTTCATTCATACTAGCAATTATGGGAACAATTCAATCTGAGTACTCCAATGTCAGTATCCCTCCTGGAGTGAATCAACCTGGAAAGCTTCGACTTGTCCTTGCTTTCGTGATTAGCACATCTGCTATG GGGAAGATTTTGGAAAAGATGGGGGTGTGCAGCAAGATCGCCTTCACCCGCTATGTGCGCTccgggaggaggctggggccGGACCCGCGGCTCTGGCAGGAGGACGCGCGGTTCGGCCGGGTGCCGGTGAGGCTGTACCGGCCCCGCGCGCCATCTGCCGGCCTGCGGGCAGGCGCCATCTTCTTCCACGGCGGCGGCTGGCTGTACTGCAGCATCG attcccaTGAAAAGATCTGCCGTTACATTGCCAGTGAAAGCGACGCGGTGGTTGTGTCTGTTGG GTATCGTTTAGCTCCTGAACACAAATACCCTGCTGCGTATGAAGACTGCCTTCACGCTACCATACACTTCATGAACAACATAGAGCACTATGGCGTGGATCCTGCCAATGTAATTGTCTGCGGGGACAGTGCTGGGGGCAATCTAGCAGCTGCTGTTAGCCAGACCCTTGCAGGTAGATCAGACCTCCCCAAACTACGTGCTCAGATCTTGATCTACCCAGGCCTTCAGGCTCTGGACTTCAATTTACCATCCTATCAGCAGAATCGGGGAGTCCCTCTCTTATTCCGAGAGCGTGCCGCTTTCTTTGCTTTGCAGTACCTAAATGGGGATGCACTGCATATGCAAGAGGTCTTGGAGGGCTCTCATATTCCTCCAGATATGAGGCTGAAGTACAGGAAGTGGGTGAGTCCAGATAACATCCCCGAAAAATTCAAGGTCAGAGGCTACAAACCACACAAGCTCTATGAATTCAAGGCTGAAGTTTTTGAGAAACTTAAAAAATTCTGTGAGCCCAACCTGTGTCCGCTGTTGGCTGAAGACGCTATTGTTCACCAGCTGCCTGAGTCTTTCATCTTAACGTGCGAGTATGATGTGCTAAGGGATGACGGCTTGCTTTACAAGAAGAGATTGGAGGACAACGGTGTTCGAGTGACCTGGTACCACCTCGAGGATGGATTCCATGGAGTCATAACCTTATTTGATTATTGCGGTTTCTCATTTCCAGCTGGGAAAAGGGGATTGGACAGCGTTGTTAAATTCATAAAAGGCCTGTAG
- the LOC128918412 gene encoding arylacetamide deacetylase-like 4: MAVAYTLLVLFLAVFVAGFILLVMGAINFDFSHSEIPPGVNQPVKLRIIHIILISTAVVGKILENIGICSGVSFVRYMQGRKTLGVDPKLFIKDLWFEKVPVRIYQPKVPSATQRRGVMFFHGGGWVFGSLETHEKLCRFIASESESVVVSVGYRLAPEHKYPAAYEDCLHATIHFMNNIEHYGVDPANVIVCGDSAGGNLAAAVSQTLAGRSDLPKLRAQILIYPGLQALDFNLPSYQQNRGVPLLFREHAAFYLLQYLNGDASYLEEVLEGSHIPIDIKLNYRKWVSPDNIPEKFKVRGYKPHVLLDCTTEVYETVKRLCEPNLCPLLAEDAIVQQLPESFILTCEYDVLRDDGLLYKKRLEDNGVRVTWYHLEDGFHGVINSFNSDWLSFSSGKRGLDNIVNFLKSL, from the exons ATGGCAGTTGCTTACACACTGCTGGTGTTATTCTTAGCAGTTTTTGTTGCCGGATTTATACTGTTGGTCATGGGGGcaattaattttgatttctcCCACTCAGAAATTCCTCCCGGAGTGAATCAGCCTGTAAAGCTGCGAATCATTCATATCATTTTAATAAGCACAGCTGTGGTG GGaaagattttggaaaatattGGCATCTGCAGTGGGGTTAGCTTTGTCCGGTACATGCAAGGTAGAAAGACTCTAGGAGTGGACCCGAAGCTCTTCATCAAGGACCTGTGGTTTGAGAAAGTGCCTGTAAGGATTTATCAGCCTAAGGTTCCATCTGCCACCCAAAGGAGAGGAGTTATGTTTTTCCATGGAGGAGGATGGGTATTTGGAAGTCTTG agaCCCATGAAAAGCTATGTCGCTTTATTGCCAGCGAAAGTGAATCTGTGGTTGTATCTGTTGG GTATCGTTTAGCTCCTGAACACAAATACCCTGCTGCGTATGAAGACTGCCTTCACGCTACCATACACTTCATGAACAACATAGAGCACTATGGCGTGGATCCTGCCAATGTAATTGTCTGCGGGGACAGTGCTGGGGGCAATCTAGCAGCTGCTGTTAGCCAGACCCTTGCAGGTAGATCAGACCTCCCCAAACTACGTGCTCAGATCTTGATCTACCCAGGCCTTCAGGCTCTGGACTTCAATTTACCATCCTATCAGCAGAATCGGGGAGTCCCTCTCTTATTCCGAGAACATGCCGCTTTCTATTTGTTACAGTACCTAAATGGGGATGCATCATATCTGGAAGAGGTCTTGGAGGGTTCCCATATTCCTAtagatattaaattaaattataggAAGTGGGTGAGTCCAGATAACATCCCTGAAAAATTTAAGGTCAGAGGCTACAAACCACATGTGTTACTTGACTGTACAACCGAAGTTTATGAGACAGTGAAAAGACTCTGTGAGCCCAACCTGTGTCCACTGTTAGCTGAGGATGCTATTGTTCAGCAACTGCCCGAGTCTTTCATCTTAACGTGCGAGTATGATGTGCTAAGGGATGACGGCTTGCTTTACAAGAAGAGATTGGAGGACAACGGTGTTCGAGTGACCTGGTACCACCTCGAGGATGGATTCCATGGAGTCATAAATTCATTTAATAGTGATTGGTTGtcattttcatctggaaaaagGGGCCTTGACAATATTGTGAACTTTCTAAAAAGCTTATAG
- the LOC128918417 gene encoding arylacetamide deacetylase-like 4: MASLYTTLAIIGMVFFSPVIIPALVLGGVLYDFFNSELPPGIDQPLKLRFFHSLMITAMIAGKIFEKLGICGDLSLLRILLDGIPPWRDSKLLIKDLKVDEVPLRIYQPKWPPAGKRRGILYFHGGAGTFGSIRAFERICRYMAKKCNSVVVSVGYRLAPEHPYPGQYIDCLNATLYFMRNLEEYHVDPALIIISGDSCGANFATVICQILLNKRDLPKVRAQVLFYPGLQGLDFHLPSYQQNASVPMLFRKLVIYFCFRYLNKEPSVLEDVLQNRHVPESMKRKYKKWISADIIPDEFKIRGYVPPKSTSYKPEVHEAIKEILGITFSPLITEDSIICQLPESYIVTCEFDVLRDDGLLYKKRLEDNGIQVTWYHSESGFHGILAFFGYGIFSFLSGKKIMDSTVNYINSL; this comes from the exons ATGGCATCTCTTTATACAACTTTAGCAATAATAGGaatggttttcttttctcctgttatAATACCAGCGCTGGTTTTGGGAGGGGTACTTTATGATTTCTTCAATTCAGAACTGCCACCCGGAATTGACCAGCCTCTAAAGCTTcgtttttttcattccttaatgATTACAGCCATGATCGCG GGAAAGATTTTTGAGAAGCTAGGGATCTGCGGTGATTTAAGCTTATTGCGAATTCTGCTAGATGGAATACCACCATGGAGAGATTCAAAACTTCTTATCAAAGATCTCAAAGTAGATGAGGTACCGTTGAGGATTTATCAGCCTAAATGGCCACCTGCTGGCAAAAGAAGAGGAATACTGTATTTTCATGGAGGCGCTGGCACATTTGGGAGCATTA GAGCCTTTGAAAGAATATGCCGCTATATGGCCAAAAAATGCAACTCTGTGGTTGTGTCTGTTGG TTATCGTTTGGCTCCTGAACACCCATACCCAGGGCAATATATTGATTGTCTCAATGCCACCTTATACTTCATGAGGAATTTAGAAGAGTATCATGTGGATCCTGCTCTCATCATCATTAGCGGTGACAGTTGTGGAGCTAATTTTGCTACGGTTATTTGCCAAATACTGCTGAATAAAAGAGATCTCCCAAAAGTACGTGCTCAGGTTTTATTTTATCCAGGACTACAGGGGCTAGATTTTCATTTGCCTTCCTATCAGCAGAATGCTTCAGTTCCCATGTTGTTCCGGAAGCTAGTTATCTACTTCTGTTTTCGTTATCTTAACAAAGAACCATCAGTTTTGGAAGATGTCCTACAAAACCGCCACGTTCCTGAGAGTATGAAACGGAAGTATAAAAAATGGATAAGTGCTGACATTATTCCTGATGAATTTAAGATTAGAGGCTACGTACCACCAAAATCCACTTCATATAAGCCTGAAGTCCATGAAGCAATCAAAGAAATTTTAGGAATCACATTTTCCCCACTTATAACTGAAGACTCCATTATTTGCCAGCTCCCCGAATCCTACATTGTCACCTGTGAGTTTGATGTGCTTAGGGATGATGGACTGTTATACAAGAAGCGATTAGAGGACAATGGCATTCAAGTGACCTGGTATCATTCTGAGAGTGGCTTCCATGGAATTTTAGCCTTTTTTGGCTatgggattttttcctttttatctggaaaaaagatAATGGACAGTACTGTGAATTATATAAACAGTTTATAA